The Streptomyces sp. Alt3 genome has a segment encoding these proteins:
- a CDS encoding DUF7873 family protein, translating to MTKLNQIIAVEKGVKSKSLQDITAAHHKVQKPALLAGISRTYQPKDEEGEQLPPESARVQIKAEEALREMSASLTRLFDVTATKDWANCSARADVTVDGRTVVAEVPVSYLLFLEKQLTDLHTFVKKLPVLDASESWSLDPSTDWWKTEPVRTIRTKKVPRNHVKAEATEKHPAQVDVYYEDVPIGYWTTVKFSGALPARRVNELLERVEKLQHAVKFAREEANGAEVTDRRVGDAVFGYLFG from the coding sequence GTGACGAAGCTCAACCAGATCATCGCCGTGGAGAAGGGTGTCAAGAGCAAGTCGCTCCAGGACATCACCGCGGCCCACCACAAGGTGCAGAAGCCGGCACTGCTGGCCGGCATCTCGCGTACGTACCAGCCGAAGGACGAGGAGGGCGAGCAGCTTCCGCCCGAGTCCGCTCGGGTGCAGATCAAGGCCGAGGAGGCGCTGCGTGAGATGTCCGCGTCGCTGACCCGGCTGTTCGACGTGACCGCGACGAAGGACTGGGCGAACTGCTCGGCCCGTGCGGACGTCACCGTCGACGGGCGTACGGTCGTGGCCGAAGTCCCGGTCAGCTACCTCCTCTTCCTGGAGAAGCAGCTCACCGACCTGCACACCTTCGTGAAGAAGCTTCCGGTTCTGGACGCCTCCGAGTCCTGGTCGCTCGACCCGTCGACGGACTGGTGGAAGACGGAGCCGGTCCGCACCATCCGGACGAAGAAGGTCCCCCGTAACCACGTCAAGGCCGAGGCCACCGAGAAGCACCCGGCGCAGGTCGACGTGTACTACGAGGACGTGCCGATCGGATACTGGACGACCGTGAAGTTCTCCGGAGCGCTTCCGGCGCGACGGGTGAACGAACTGCTGGAGCGGGTCGAGAAGCTCCAGCACGCGGTGAAGTTCGCCCGCGAGGAGGCCAACGGAGCCGAGGTCACCGACCGGCGGGTCGGGGACGCGGTGTTCGGCTACCTGTTCGGCTGA
- the lysA gene encoding diaminopimelate decarboxylase yields MSRSAHPAGPRHADVLPEGHYSAPATDLNELDPKVWSRTVTRDADGALTVGGIEVARLAEEFGTPAYFLDESDFRARCRAWADAFGTEADVFYAGKAFLSRAVVRWLKEEGLNLDVCSGGELATALDAGMPAERIAFHGNNKTVAEIERAVEAGVGRIVLDSFQEIARVSHIAQRLGTRQRVQIRVTVGVEAHTHEFIATAHEDQKFGIALADGQAAEAVRRALTLDGLELIGIHSHIGSQIFDMAGFEVSARRVVQLLAEVRDEHGVELPEIDLGGGLGIAYTSDDDPREPHEIAKALGDIVTRECESAGLRTPRISVEPGRAIVGPTAFTLYEVGTIKPLEGLRTYVSVDGGMSDNIRTALYDAEYSVALVSRSSDAEPMLVRVVGKHCESGDIVVKDAFLPADLAPGDLIAVPATGAYCRSMASNYNHALRPPVVAVRDGEARVIVRRETEEDLLRLDVG; encoded by the coding sequence ATGAGCCGATCCGCACACCCCGCCGGGCCCCGTCACGCCGATGTCCTTCCCGAGGGTCACTACTCCGCCCCGGCCACCGACCTGAACGAGCTCGACCCGAAGGTCTGGTCCCGTACCGTCACCCGTGACGCGGACGGTGCGCTCACCGTCGGTGGGATCGAAGTCGCCCGGCTGGCCGAGGAGTTCGGCACCCCGGCCTACTTCCTGGACGAGTCCGACTTCCGGGCGCGCTGCCGCGCCTGGGCGGACGCCTTCGGCACGGAAGCCGATGTGTTCTACGCCGGGAAGGCCTTCCTGTCGCGCGCCGTGGTGCGCTGGCTCAAGGAGGAGGGGCTGAACCTCGACGTCTGCTCCGGCGGCGAGCTGGCCACCGCGCTGGACGCCGGGATGCCCGCCGAGCGCATCGCCTTCCACGGCAACAACAAGACCGTCGCCGAGATCGAGCGGGCCGTCGAGGCGGGTGTCGGACGGATCGTCCTCGACTCCTTCCAGGAGATCGCCCGCGTCTCGCACATCGCCCAGCGGCTCGGTACGCGTCAGCGCGTGCAGATCCGCGTCACGGTCGGCGTCGAGGCCCACACCCACGAGTTCATCGCCACCGCGCACGAGGACCAGAAGTTCGGCATCGCGCTGGCGGACGGGCAGGCGGCCGAGGCGGTCCGCAGGGCGCTCACCCTGGACGGCCTGGAGCTCATCGGCATCCACTCGCACATCGGCTCGCAGATCTTCGACATGGCCGGCTTCGAGGTCTCCGCGCGGCGCGTCGTGCAGCTGCTCGCGGAGGTCCGCGACGAGCACGGCGTCGAGCTCCCGGAGATCGACCTCGGCGGCGGCCTCGGGATCGCGTACACCTCCGACGACGACCCCCGGGAGCCGCACGAGATCGCCAAGGCGCTCGGCGACATCGTGACCCGTGAGTGCGAGTCCGCCGGTCTGCGGACCCCGCGCATCTCCGTCGAGCCCGGCCGCGCGATCGTCGGCCCCACGGCCTTCACGCTGTACGAGGTCGGCACGATCAAGCCGCTCGAAGGCCTGCGCACCTACGTCAGCGTCGACGGCGGGATGTCGGACAACATCCGCACCGCGCTGTACGACGCCGAGTACAGCGTCGCGCTCGTCTCGCGCAGCTCCGACGCGGAGCCCATGCTCGTACGCGTCGTCGGCAAGCACTGCGAGAGCGGTGACATCGTGGTCAAGGACGCGTTCCTGCCGGCCGACCTGGCCCCCGGCGACCTGATCGCGGTGCCCGCCACCGGTGCGTACTGCCGCTCCATGGCGAGCAACTACAACCACGCCCTGCGCCCGCCCGTCGTCGCTGTGCGTGACGGGGAGGCCAGGGTCATCGTCCGGCGCGAGACGGAGGAAGATCTCCTGCGACTCGATGTCGGCTGA
- a CDS encoding homoserine dehydrogenase, whose product MMRTRPLKVALLGCGVVGTEVARIMTTHADDLAARIGAPVELAGVAVRRPSKVREGIDPALITTDATALVKRGDIDVVVEVIGGIEPARTLITTAFEHGAGVVSANKALLAEDGSALHAAAAKHGRDLYYEAAVAGAIPLVRPLRESLAGDKVNRVLGIVNGTTNFILDRMDTSGAGYSEALDEATALGYAEADPTADVEGFDAAAKAAILAGIAFHTRVKIGEVHREGITEVTAADIASARRMGCTVKLLAICERAADGKSVTARVHPAMIPLSHPLASVREAYNAVFVEAEAAGQLMFYGPGAGGSPTASAVLGDLVAVCRNIIGATTGPGESAYTRLPVSPMGDVVTRYHISLDVADRPGVLAQVATVFAEQGVSIDTVRQQSRPDSQETGGEASLVVVTHRAPDAALSGTVDALRKLDTVRGVASIMRVEGE is encoded by the coding sequence ATGATGCGTACGCGTCCGCTGAAGGTGGCGCTGCTGGGCTGTGGAGTGGTCGGCACAGAGGTGGCGCGCATCATGACGACGCACGCCGACGACCTCGCCGCGCGCATCGGCGCGCCGGTCGAGCTCGCCGGCGTCGCCGTCCGCCGGCCGTCCAAGGTGCGCGAGGGCATCGACCCCGCGCTGATCACCACCGATGCGACCGCCCTGGTCAAACGGGGTGACATCGACGTCGTCGTCGAGGTCATCGGAGGCATCGAGCCGGCCCGGACGCTGATCACCACAGCCTTCGAGCACGGCGCGGGCGTCGTCTCGGCCAACAAGGCGCTGCTCGCCGAGGACGGCTCCGCGCTGCACGCCGCCGCCGCGAAGCACGGCAGGGACCTCTACTACGAGGCGGCCGTTGCCGGCGCCATCCCGCTCGTACGCCCGCTGCGCGAGTCCCTCGCGGGCGACAAGGTCAACCGGGTGCTCGGCATCGTCAACGGCACGACCAACTTCATCCTCGACAGGATGGACACGAGCGGCGCCGGGTACTCCGAGGCGCTCGACGAGGCCACCGCCCTCGGGTACGCCGAGGCCGACCCGACCGCCGACGTGGAGGGCTTCGACGCCGCCGCGAAGGCGGCGATCCTGGCAGGCATCGCCTTCCACACCCGGGTGAAGATCGGTGAGGTGCACCGAGAGGGCATCACCGAGGTCACCGCCGCGGACATCGCCTCGGCGCGCCGCATGGGCTGCACCGTCAAGCTCCTCGCCATCTGCGAGCGCGCCGCCGACGGCAAGTCCGTCACCGCCCGCGTGCACCCCGCGATGATCCCCCTCAGCCACCCGCTCGCCTCCGTCCGCGAGGCGTACAACGCGGTTTTCGTCGAGGCGGAGGCCGCCGGGCAGCTGATGTTCTACGGCCCCGGCGCAGGCGGTTCCCCGACCGCGTCCGCGGTCCTGGGCGACCTGGTCGCCGTCTGCCGCAACATCATCGGAGCGACCACCGGTCCCGGTGAGTCCGCGTACACGCGTCTGCCGGTCAGCCCCATGGGCGACGTCGTCACGCGGTACCACATCAGTCTCGACGTGGCCGACAGGCCTGGCGTGCTCGCCCAGGTCGCGACGGTCTTCGCCGAACAGGGCGTATCCATCGATACGGTCCGACAGCAGAGCCGGCCGGACAGTCAGGAAACCGGCGGCGAGGCCTCCCTCGTCGTCGTCACCCACCGCGCGCCCGACGCCGCCCTCTCCGGGACCGTCGATGCGCTGCGCAAGCTGGACACCGTGCGCGGTGTCGCCAGCATCATGCGTGTTGAAGGGGAGTAA
- a CDS encoding formylglycine-generating enzyme family protein, translating to MSLLDDETAAGMVRIPAGTVDLRDDRRGARWRETVGPFRLARLPVTLGQYWALTDTTPDPSVSHALPVTNVSWLDAVDLCNRFSARVGLAQVYSRDARNGEVVRDPSADGYRLPTEAEWQYACKAGTTGYRYGELDAIAWYEDNSDGRLHDVGGRSPNAWGLYDMLGNVWEWCWDLYDEEVYGAYRTFRGGGWAEAERGCGATVRRRSHPTFAIDDLGFRMARGGTSALDGNSRD from the coding sequence GTGAGCCTGCTCGACGACGAGACGGCGGCAGGCATGGTCCGGATACCGGCCGGCACCGTCGACCTCCGCGACGACCGCCGCGGAGCACGGTGGCGGGAGACCGTCGGGCCCTTCCGCCTCGCCCGTCTCCCCGTCACCCTCGGGCAGTACTGGGCCCTCACGGACACGACCCCCGATCCCTCCGTGTCCCACGCCCTGCCGGTGACGAACGTCAGCTGGCTCGACGCCGTCGACCTGTGCAACCGCTTCTCGGCGCGCGTCGGACTGGCCCAGGTCTACTCACGCGACGCACGGAACGGCGAGGTCGTCCGCGACCCGTCCGCCGACGGCTACCGCCTGCCCACGGAGGCGGAGTGGCAGTACGCGTGCAAGGCGGGCACCACCGGCTACCGCTACGGCGAACTCGACGCCATCGCCTGGTACGAGGACAACTCGGACGGCAGGCTCCACGACGTCGGCGGCAGGTCCCCGAACGCCTGGGGGCTGTACGACATGCTGGGCAACGTCTGGGAGTGGTGCTGGGACCTCTACGACGAGGAGGTCTACGGCGCCTACCGCACCTTCCGCGGCGGTGGCTGGGCCGAGGCGGAGCGCGGCTGCGGTGCCACGGTGCGCCGCCGCAGCCACCCCACTTTCGCGATCGACGACCTCGGATTCCGGATGGCCCGGGGCGGCACGAGTGCACTCGACGGAAATTCGCGCGACTGA
- a CDS encoding D-2-hydroxyacid dehydrogenase family protein: MKLRCAVLDDYQSVAGTAADWSSVADDIDVVGFADHCATEDELASRLAEFDIVVTLRERVPFPATLIERLPRLRLIVASGMRNTSIDYAAAEAHGVTVCGTASTATPPVELTWALLLGLARGIVTEANALRDGGPWQSTVGADLHGRRLGILGLGKIGGRVAAVGRAFGMDVVAWSRNLTPERAEEAGAGFVASKEELLKTSDFVSVHLVLSDRTRGLLGAKELGLMRPGSYLVNTSRAAIVDQDALLDVLHRGAIAGAGVDVFDVEPLPADHPMRSAPRLLATPHLGYVSQANYAAYYGDAVEDIRAYLDGVPVRRLG, translated from the coding sequence ATGAAGCTCCGCTGTGCCGTGCTCGACGACTACCAGTCGGTGGCGGGTACCGCCGCCGACTGGTCATCCGTCGCCGACGACATCGACGTGGTCGGCTTCGCCGATCACTGCGCCACCGAGGACGAACTGGCCTCACGGCTAGCGGAGTTCGACATCGTCGTCACGCTGAGGGAGCGCGTGCCGTTTCCGGCGACGCTGATCGAACGGCTGCCACGGCTCCGCCTGATCGTCGCCTCCGGCATGCGCAACACGTCCATCGACTACGCCGCGGCCGAAGCGCACGGGGTCACCGTCTGCGGTACCGCCAGCACGGCCACCCCGCCCGTCGAGCTCACCTGGGCGCTGCTGCTCGGACTGGCGCGCGGGATCGTCACCGAGGCCAACGCCCTGCGCGACGGCGGCCCTTGGCAGTCCACGGTCGGCGCCGACCTGCACGGGCGCAGGCTCGGGATCCTGGGGCTGGGGAAGATCGGCGGGAGGGTCGCGGCGGTCGGCCGCGCCTTCGGCATGGACGTGGTGGCCTGGAGCCGGAACCTGACCCCGGAGCGTGCGGAGGAGGCCGGGGCAGGATTCGTGGCGTCCAAGGAAGAACTGCTGAAGACCAGCGACTTCGTCTCCGTCCATCTGGTGCTGAGCGACCGTACCCGTGGACTGCTCGGCGCGAAGGAGCTCGGGCTGATGCGGCCCGGCAGCTATCTCGTCAACACCTCACGGGCGGCGATCGTCGACCAGGACGCGTTGCTCGACGTCCTGCACCGAGGGGCCATCGCGGGTGCCGGCGTGGACGTGTTCGACGTCGAACCCCTCCCGGCGGACCATCCGATGCGCAGCGCACCGCGTCTCCTGGCCACACCGCACCTGGGCTACGTCTCACAGGCCAACTACGCCGCGTACTACGGGGACGCGGTCGAGGACATCCGCGCCTACCTCGACGGGGTGCCCGTCCGCAGGCTCGGCTGA
- the thrC gene encoding threonine synthase: protein MTSKGTHQWRGIIEEYRDRLPVTSTTPVVTLREGGTPLVPAQVLSERTGCEVHLKVEGANPTGSFKDRGMTMAITRAKEEGAQAVICASTGNTSASAAAYAVRAGMVCAVLVPRGKIALGKMGQALVHGAKILQVDGNFDDCLTLARSLSDNYPVALVNSVNPVRIEGQKTAAFEIVDALGDAPDIHVLPVGNAGNITAYWKGYKEYAGDAISTHSPRMWGFQASGSAPIVRGEIVKDPATIATAIRIGNPASWQFALDARDESGGFIDEVTDRQILSAYRLLASQEGVFVEPASAASVAGLLKAADEGKVDPGQKIVCTVTGNGLKDPDWAVAGAPQPVTVPVDAVAAAERLGLA from the coding sequence ATGACCAGCAAGGGCACCCACCAGTGGCGCGGCATCATCGAGGAGTACCGGGACCGTCTTCCGGTCACGAGCACGACGCCGGTCGTCACACTCCGTGAGGGCGGTACGCCGCTCGTCCCGGCGCAGGTTCTCTCCGAGCGCACGGGCTGCGAGGTGCACCTCAAGGTCGAGGGCGCCAACCCGACGGGTTCGTTCAAGGACCGCGGCATGACCATGGCGATCACCCGGGCGAAGGAGGAGGGCGCGCAGGCCGTCATCTGCGCCTCCACCGGAAACACCTCGGCGTCCGCCGCGGCCTACGCCGTGCGCGCGGGCATGGTCTGCGCCGTCCTCGTGCCGCGCGGGAAGATCGCGCTCGGCAAGATGGGGCAGGCCCTCGTCCACGGCGCGAAGATCCTCCAGGTCGACGGCAACTTCGACGACTGCCTGACCCTGGCCCGCAGTCTCTCGGACAACTACCCGGTGGCGCTCGTCAATTCGGTCAACCCGGTCCGCATCGAGGGCCAGAAGACCGCGGCGTTCGAGATCGTCGACGCGCTCGGCGACGCCCCCGACATCCACGTCCTGCCGGTGGGCAACGCGGGCAACATCACGGCCTACTGGAAGGGCTACAAGGAGTACGCGGGGGACGCGATCTCCACGCACTCCCCCCGCATGTGGGGCTTCCAGGCGTCCGGGTCCGCGCCGATCGTCCGCGGCGAGATCGTCAAGGACCCGGCGACCATCGCCACCGCGATCCGCATCGGCAACCCGGCGTCCTGGCAGTTCGCGCTGGACGCGCGGGACGAGTCCGGCGGCTTCATCGACGAGGTGACGGATCGTCAGATCCTGTCTGCCTACCGCCTGTTGGCTTCCCAGGAGGGTGTCTTCGTCGAGCCTGCCTCGGCGGCGTCCGTGGCCGGTCTGCTCAAGGCCGCCGACGAGGGCAAGGTCGACCCCGGACAGAAGATCGTCTGCACCGTCACGGGCAACGGGCTGAAGGACCCCGACTGGGCCGTCGCGGGTGCCCCGCAGCCCGTCACCGTCCCGGTCGACGCGGTGGCCGCGGCCGAGAGGCTGGGCCTCGCCTAG
- the nrtL gene encoding ArgS-related anticodon-binding protein NrtL has translation MTPADLSRTVLHAVRRAVDEDALRAPVPARVRVERTRPGGRGDYACAVALQLAGPAALPAREVAALLRDRVAGAPGIGRVEITGPGFLNFTLDASAGAEARTARVREIQERGLRYGRVTTEAGRLHRLHHPREIRAAVLAQSVARLLRTQGGQVIVGCTEEPDPRWQDLRVRTCLRYGAEESTEIRPVPAGTTAGALVDRLGRDAALWGLQRPAAHDHAPLGDDLLVQGEPNPLFLVRYAHARARALVREGERLGLTGSYEQSADVPAPALHAALADHPGVLATAARHHAPDRVARHLETVAGAFFDFHDTTPPLPVGDEKPSAAHRSRLALAEAAGKVLAGGLFALGISAPPHL, from the coding sequence GTGACCCCCGCAGATCTCTCCAGGACCGTGCTGCACGCTGTGCGCCGCGCGGTCGACGAGGACGCCCTGCGCGCGCCGGTTCCCGCGCGCGTGCGGGTCGAGCGGACACGGCCCGGCGGCAGGGGCGACTACGCCTGCGCCGTCGCCCTCCAGCTGGCCGGCCCCGCCGCGCTGCCGGCGCGGGAGGTCGCCGCTCTGCTGCGGGACCGGGTGGCCGGTGCGCCCGGGATCGGACGGGTCGAGATCACCGGGCCGGGCTTCCTGAACTTCACGCTCGACGCATCGGCCGGCGCCGAGGCACGCACCGCCCGCGTCCGCGAGATCCAGGAACGGGGACTCCGCTACGGGCGGGTCACCACCGAGGCCGGGCGCCTCCACCGCCTCCACCACCCCCGCGAGATCAGGGCCGCCGTCCTCGCGCAGAGCGTCGCGCGCCTCCTGCGTACCCAGGGCGGTCAGGTGATCGTCGGCTGCACCGAGGAGCCCGACCCCCGCTGGCAGGATCTCCGCGTCCGGACCTGCCTGCGGTACGGGGCCGAGGAGAGCACCGAGATCCGTCCCGTCCCCGCCGGCACCACCGCCGGGGCCCTCGTGGACCGTCTCGGACGCGACGCCGCGCTCTGGGGGCTCCAGCGGCCCGCCGCCCATGACCACGCGCCCCTGGGCGACGACCTCCTCGTACAGGGGGAGCCCAACCCCCTCTTCCTGGTCCGCTACGCCCACGCCCGCGCCCGCGCGCTCGTCCGCGAGGGGGAGCGGCTCGGTCTCACCGGCTCGTACGAGCAGTCCGCCGACGTCCCCGCGCCCGCGCTGCACGCGGCGCTCGCGGACCACCCCGGAGTGCTCGCCACCGCGGCCCGGCACCACGCCCCCGACCGCGTCGCCCGCCACCTCGAGACCGTCGCGGGCGCCTTCTTCGACTTCCACGACACGACCCCGCCGCTCCCCGTCGGCGACGAGAAACCCTCGGCCGCCCACCGCTCCCGGCTGGCCCTTGCCGAAGCCGCCGGGAAGGTGCTGGCAGGTGGCCTGTTCGCGCTCGGCATCAGCGCGCCCCCACACCTCTGA
- a CDS encoding response regulator transcription factor, whose amino-acid sequence MSGAYGRVLVVDDNKVIRQLIRVNLELEGFEVVTAADGVECLDLVHEVCPDVVTLDVVMPRLDGIQTAARLRADPRTGHLPVAVISACTPCEVATGVDAFLAKPFEPSELVRMVRRLARREDPGPVGSRRGAGTAC is encoded by the coding sequence GTGTCAGGGGCGTACGGCCGCGTGCTTGTTGTGGACGACAACAAGGTCATCCGGCAGCTGATCAGGGTCAATCTCGAGCTGGAGGGCTTCGAGGTCGTGACCGCGGCCGATGGCGTCGAGTGCCTGGACCTGGTGCACGAGGTCTGCCCGGATGTGGTCACTCTCGACGTGGTGATGCCCCGGCTCGACGGCATACAGACCGCGGCCCGGCTGCGTGCCGATCCGAGGACCGGGCATCTGCCGGTTGCCGTCATCAGCGCGTGCACCCCCTGCGAGGTGGCCACCGGGGTCGACGCGTTCCTGGCGAAGCCCTTCGAGCCGAGCGAGCTGGTGCGGATGGTGCGCCGCCTCGCCCGCCGGGAGGATCCCGGGCCCGTCGGCAGCAGGCGGGGTGCGGGGACCGCCTGCTAG